A portion of the Calliphora vicina chromosome 5, idCalVici1.1, whole genome shotgun sequence genome contains these proteins:
- the Pof gene encoding uncharacterized protein Pof, translated as MNKYNNNNNFSRTGDTSKRFNKRPRYGTNNSGPKYKHQNSSGYQYSHNRNNIAADSYPYNQYDNNPRNNFGISPKRPNHNHRQNNKQSPPYLHKPAVSACLSPSSSSFSAATQNLLNLPPTQTKLTPELASAAIAQKIKQLPQQCTPATSDNSNCYGFGYNSFYPNRYNADLIATASNQTFGSSDGMSSYMWETIKSTPPPKLPQQQPPLPEQGRPILPPLPSDDKMPYLPPPPIPATILTSLSSAEVDHEENNKSNDQKSAANTIVKIKTKRKSISVRYKLHKCWSEEDSLLALKAEETNVRKLQTDIILVLRFPDPEISREIVKCYSPDIESVHFQLNFAPRYCFVHLKPGSDVEKTIENLSKIPFGTGFLSVEIKQIPHKVCSTKLNEIDPYTLYVGNLPNTIASKTLKQHFPGAARIDIGFAQRIKYTRYAFIRYQNVQKAIEAYKRMLNAEIDGRALSIRFRRLTPTHGDNKDAENPDDILSETRATSVDNSTIFSQTCAESTESMDHLGEPTPADIVGYNSNVAPKNSVKITTDFDNNTGDSKPQAETVESVESHISSNEPLLATVNNSDQRSSTAENSSTEINNVTKTASSTENTSITKDNSNTPVVNIKPDPDIDPDDIVIRDNAISSRVEGTNDTIKQEEEVAIYNEFFAAPINQNDSSKANTGNDTVSLHSTTDETDTMSSLSVNSLGEFLQTCHRPQTQANNTEEMGPPPTKRHKVSGDVLQDTIKKETLENENIVTEARMETVKQEPVQINENSNVSDKNMPLKDSTNQTVHRRRATVQAAIVGNNTTNPQSNTNNNEDLVPSTALFFTSQIQNTLANTVNECDYDEFYDTSINPSSQTSASATNIKKEPLDISRRKSTSENVKNVQQKEADISERVNVAAISNAIDEDDLVPSQNLLGSYRPLRSEIKHEMEHDDLFSVPINNRNNLNEDSNLDNHWNNTESAINIYSQSDKSGKTSEGLKSTMSLKDTDDDVIIISDNISRRPQLINSNTSILSNLFLRRHTDLVTFKPKPIAVTTTNRGVSKLLYRDNLDKLYEQLDADSDNDL; from the exons atgaataaatacaacaataataataacttcTCCAGAACAGGAGACACTTCAAAGCGTTTTAATAAACGTCCTAGATATGGAACAAATAATAGTGGTCCAAAATACAAACATCAAAATTCATCTGGGTACCAATATTCCCATAATAGAAACAATATAGCAGCAGACTCTTATCCATATAATCAATATGATAATAATCCCAGAAATAATTTCGGAATTTCACCGAAAAGGCCAAATCATAACCATCGTCAAAATAACAAGCAATCTCCTCCGTACTTACATAAGCCTGCGGTATCAGCGTGTTTATCCCCGTCCTCATCTTCATTTTCCGCAGCTacacaaaatcttttaaatttgccacCAACTCAAACTAAATTAACTCCAGAATTAGCGTCAGCAGCGATAGCTCAAAAAATCAAACAACTTCCTCAGCAATGTACTCCAGCAACATCGGATAATTCAAACTGCTACGGATTTGGTTACAATAGTTTTTATCCTAACAGATACAATGCTGACTTAATTGCAACTGCATCAAACCAAACATTTGGTTCATCTGATGGTATGAGCTCTTATATGTGGGAAACTATAAAATCAACACCACCACCAAAACTGCCACAACAGCAACCACCACTTCCTGAACAGGGACGACCCATACTACCTCCATTACCCAGTGATGATAAAATGCCATACTTACCTCCACCGCCAATTCCAGCTACCATTTTGACTTCATTGTCTTCTGCTGAAGTAGATCATGAGGAAAATAACAAATCAAACGATCAGAAATCGG CCGCAAACACTATTGTTAAAATTAAGACAAAACGAAAATCAATCTCGGTACGTTATAAATTACATAAATGCTGGTCCGAAGAAGATTCTCTGCTGGCTCTTAAGGCCGAGGAAACAAATGTAAGAAAACTACAAACCGATATTATATTAGTTTTACGTTTTCCTGATCCTGAGATTAGTCGTGAAATAGTCAAATGTTATAGTCCTGACATAGAATCGGtgcattttcaattaaattttgcaCCACGTTATTGTTTTGTCCATTTGAAACCCGGCTCTGATGTGGAAAAAACCATCGAAAATCTATCAAAAATACCCTTTGGGACGGGATTTTTATCGGTGGAAATTAAACAAATACCCCATAAAGTTTGCAGTAccaaattgaatgaaattgaTCCTTATACTTTGTACGTTGGCAATCTGCCAAACACAATAGCAAGTAAAACATTAAAACAGCATTTTCCCGGTGCAGCACGCATTGATATTGGTTTTGCTCAACGTATAAAATACACCCGTTATGCATTTATTCGCTATCAAAACGTTCAAAAGGCCATTGAGGCCTACAAACGTATGTTGAATGCTGAAATAGATGGTCGTGCACTATCAATACGCTTTAGACGTCTTACACCCACACATGGAGATAACAAAGATGCTGAAAATCCCGATGATATATTAAGTGAGACAAGGGCAACATCGGTGGATAATTCAACAATATTCTCTCAAACTTGTGCTGAAAGCACGGAGTCAATGGATCATTTGGGGGAACCAACTCCAGCAGATATTGTTGGATATAATTCAAATGTCGCGCCAAAGAATTCAGTAAAAATTACAACCGATTTCGATAATAATACAG gAGACTCAAAGCCTCAGGCTGAAACAGTTGAATCTGTGGAATCTCACATCAGTTCAAATGAACCGTTATTGGCCACAG TCAATAATTCTGATCAAAGAAGTAGCACTGCTGAAAACAGTTCAACAGAAATTAACAATGTTACAAAAACAGCATCATCTACCGAAAATACAAGCATAACTAAAG aTAATTCCAATACACCTGTCGTTAATATTAAACCCGATCCTGATATTGATCCAGATGATATAGTTATTCGTGATAATGCCATATCTAGTCGTGTTGAAGGAACCAACGATACCATTAAACAGGAGGAGGAAGTAGCTATATATAATGAATTCTTTGCCGCACCTATTAATCAAAATGATAGTAGTAAAGCAAATACTGGTAACGATACAGTTTCATTACACTCAACAACTGATGAAACGGATACCATGTCATCATTATCGGTTAATAGTTTAGGAGAGTTTTTGCAAACCTGCCATAGGCCTCAAACACAGGCAAACAATACAGAAGAAATGGGACCACCACCGACGAAAAGACACAAAGTTTCTGGAGATGTTTTACAGGatacaattaaaaaagaaaccctggaaaatgaaaatattgtgaCTGAAGCTAGAATGGAGACAGTGAAACAAGAACCAGtgcaaatcaatgaaaattCAAATGTCAGTGATAAAAATATGCCCCTGAAAGATTCAACAAATCAAACAGTTCATAGAAGAAGAGCAACAGTACAAGCAGCCATTGTAGGCAACAACACAACAAATCCTCAAAGTAACACAAACAATAATGAGGATTTAGTGCCTTCAACTGCTTTGTTTTTTACAAGTCAAATTCAAAATACACTGGCCAACACTGTTAATGAGTGTGATTATGATGAATTCTATGACACGAGTATAAACCCATCATCCCAAACATCTGCTAGTGcgacaaacattaaaaaagaaCCCTTAGACATATCAAGACGTAAAAGCACAAgcgaaaatgttaaaaatgtgcAGCAAAAAGAAGCTGATATTAGTGAAAGAGTAAATGTAGCAGCAATTTCTAATGCTATAGATGAAGATGATTTGGTACCCTCACAAAATCTATTGGGCTCCTATCGACCTTTACGAAGTGAGATTAAACATGAAATGGAACATGATGACCTATTTTCAGTACCAATCAACAATAGAAATAACTTAAATGAAGATAGCAATTTGGATAATCATTGGAATAATACGGAATCTGCTATAAACATATACTCGCAGTCAGATAAAAGTGGAAAAACAAGTGAAGGCTTAAAAAGCACTATGTCATTAAAGGATACTGATGATG ATGTCATCATCATTTCCGACAACATATCTCGCCGACCGCAGCTCATAAATTCTAATACATCAATTCTAAGTAATTTATTTCTGCGCCGACATACCGATTTAGTAACATTTAAACCTAAACCTATTGCTGTTACTACAACTAATCGAGGAGTTTCTAAACTATTATATCGTGATAATCTCGATAAACTATATGAACAATTGGATGCCGACTCAGACAATGACTTATGA
- the LOC135961077 gene encoding uncharacterized protein LOC135961077 codes for MALLLKFRKPVFNVLKSTQTITVGERSISTTPSLLWFNQKFARAVSSKEREKRYLEKDRVPQNYTLIYKAPMESYVAWAMHVSTVTASIISTAAIYQYVNNQPILEPLDTTLIMNSDDIYYFAAGFLAINAALRLVVAMFPLRIYKDQGKYLGIYHSQLPFNISHHQFEQGQVKAVYYIFSPWNNATYKLGTKTSLLLEDYFKTPSEFHKMRDIDEEK; via the exons ATGGCTCTATTATTAAAGTTTAGAAAACCCGTCTTTAATGTGCTAAAAAGTACACAAACAATAACCGTTGGCGAAAGGAGTATAAG CACAACGCCGTCATTATTATGGTTTAATCAAAAATTCGCCCGTGCGGTTTCCTCCAAGGAAAGGGAAAAACGTTATTTGGAAAAAGATAGAGTTCCACAAAACTACACGTTAATCTACAAAGCACCAATGGAATCATATGTAGCCTGGGCAATGCATGTTTCCACGGTGACAGCATCTATAATCAGCACTGCTGCTATTTATCAATATGTCAATAACCAACCGATATTGGAGCCACTCGATACAACTCTTATAATGAATTCAGACGATATTTATTATTTCGCAGCAGGCTTTTTGGCAATAAATGCTGCACTACGATTGGTTGTCGCTATGTTTCCATTGCGAATATATAAGGATCAAGGAAA atatttaggaATTTATCATTCTCAACTGCCTTTCAATATAAGTCATCATCAATTTGAACAGGGTCAAGTAAAAGcggtttattatatatttagtccCTGGAATAACGCTACTTATAAATTGGGCACTAAAACATCATTGTTATTGGAGGATTATTTTAAAACCCCTTCAGAATTTCATAAAATGCGCGATATTgatgaagaaaaataa
- the LOC135961791 gene encoding RNA-binding protein 28, with protein sequence MELNETHVETEESQEDSKDKSIKRRNPFRVQQQKEEKERRQKKRARLIVRNISYKSTEEALRKHFEQWGKLEDVNLLKRADGKLVGCAFVQYETINQATKAILQGNGKEMLGRNIFIDWALGKNEFVANKGVKGEPEEKKPKLEVKEEEEIKSEKDDKEDGEDGGDSDDGDDNGENDSDVEEEDAEDSQNEDDEEDEDDDEDIDDDEDEEKKDVKSELDNVKKEKHISNDVQEGCTIFIKNVPFDADDGDLRKVCRKFGPLYYCIINRDHISGHSKGTAFIKFKSKESADLCLQAGTEFALMDQVLDPFPALSKEEIRQQQAEKDKKSDGKDSRNLYLAREGLIMANSKAAEGVSGSDMNKRHKLEQIKIQVLKNLNRFVSRNRLSIHNLPLNYDNENLKDMVVAYTGFKPHECRVMRENKVTPEHPKGKSKGFGFMSFNSHQEALTALRKLNNNPKMFGTQHRPIVAFSIEDRAVHKVKEKREEKSKINNPTFKDKLERRKAVRQQKRDGKLPLKSLPKGPQTDDKNKLKKHIKNLEESRAAKNKQNNKPSPHIEDNYVGTEAKPGTALRMRSFKKIKEQSQDHMKRVQNDKKKKKQQKIKQIHLAERKAETRPKQGRKMERDDLMPLVNKYKQMLDKRANEGGTGPVNTGKKPKRTKWYQE encoded by the exons ATGGAATTAAACGAAACACATGTAGAAACTGAAGAGAGTCAGGAGGATTCTAAAGATAAGTCAATCAAAAGGCGTAATCCTTTTAGAGTGCAACAGCAGAAAGAGGAGAAAGAACGTCGTCAGAAAAAGCGTGCTCGACTCATCGTCCGCAATATTAGTTATAAATCTACGGAGGAGGCTCTACGTAAACACTTTGAACAATGGGGTAAATTGGAAGATGTGAATCTATTAAAACGAGCTGATGGCAAACTTGTAGGCTGCGCTTTTGTACAATACGAAACTATTAATCAGGCTACAAAGGCCATATTGCAAGGCAATGGAAAAGAAATGCTAGGTCGTAACATATTTATCGACTGGGCCTTGGGTAAGAATGAGTTTGTTGCCAATAAGGGGGTAAAAGGAGAGCCggaagaaaaaaaaccaaaattggaGGTGAAAGAAGAAGAGGAAATAAAATCAGAAAAGGATGATAAGGAAGATGGTGAAGATGGAGGTGACAGTGACGATGGTGATGATAATGGAGAAAATGATAGTGATGTTGAAGAAGAG GATGCAGAAGATTCCCAAAATGAAGATGATGAGGAAGACGAAGATGACGATGAAGATATTGATGATGACGAAGACGAAGAGAAAAAAGATGTTAAATCTGAATTGGACAATGTTAAGAAAGAAAAGCACATTTCAAACGATGTCCAAGAAGGATGTACGATCTTCATCAAAAATGTACCCTTCGATGCTGATGATGGCGATTTACGTAAAGTCTGCCGGAAATTTGGTCCTTTGTATTATTGCATTATAAATCGTGATCATATATCTGGTCATTCAAAGGGTACtgcatttataaaatttaagagTAAAGAATCGGCCGATTTGTGTTTACAAGCAGGAACAGAATTTGCTCTTATGGACCAAGTTCTAGACCCCTTTCCAGCTCTTAGCAAAGAAGAGATACGTCAACAACAAGCCGAAAAGGATAAAAAGAGCGATGGCAAGGATTCGCGAAATCTGTATTTGGCTAGAGAAGGTCTTATTATGGCCAATTCAAAAGCTGCGGAAGGTGTTTCGGGTTCCGATATGAATAAGAGACATAAATTGGAACAAATCAAAAtacaagttttgaaaaatttaaatagattcGTTTCTCGCAATCGTTTGTCTATACACAATTTACCTCTCAACTATGACAACGAAAATCTAAAGGATATGGTTGTAGCCTATACGGGTTTTAAACCCCACGAGTGCCGAGTAATGCGTGAAAATAAAGTAACTCCTGAACATCCCAAAGGCAAGTCGAAAGGTTTTGGTTTTATGTCTTTCAATAGTCATCAAGAGGCTTTGACAGCTTTAAGGAAACTAAACAACAATCCCAAAATGTTTGGTACCCAACat CGTCCCATTGTTGCCTTTAGTATTGAAGATCGTGCAGTTCATAAGGTTAAAGAAAAACGCGAGGAGAAGTCTAAAATTAATAATCCTACCTTCAAGGATAAGCTCGAAAGACGCAAAGCTGTAAGACAACAAAAACGTGATGGCAAATTACCTCTTAAATCGCTTCCCAAAGGACCACAAACTGATGATAAAAATAAGCTCAAGAAACACATTAAGAACCTTGAAGAATCTAGAGCGGCtaagaataaacaaaacaataaacctTCGCCCCACATTGAAGATAATTATGTCGGCACAGAGGCAAAACCTGGTACTGCTTTACGTATGCGTTCCTTCAAAAAGATCAAAGAACAGTCACAAGATCACATGAAACGTGTCCAGAACGATAAGAAAAAGAAGAAacagcaaaaaattaaacaaattcacTTGGCTGAGAGAAAAGCGGAAACAAGACCAAAACAGGGTCGTAAAATGGAAAGGGATGATCTAATGCCATTGGTAAATAAATACAAGCAAATGTTGGATAAACGGGCCAATGAAGGAGGTACTGGACCGGTTAATACAGGCAAAAAACCGAAGCGCACTAAATGGTATCAAGAGTAG